The Brachyhypopomus gauderio isolate BG-103 chromosome 2, BGAUD_0.2, whole genome shotgun sequence genome contains a region encoding:
- the LOC143508356 gene encoding immunoglobulin lambda-1 light chain-like encodes MLPALCTLFTALSCVSGVTVVTQKPPVLTVTKGQKATMDCNLGTVTGSAACWYKQLPGGVPQYVLRNYHGWGSPSYGSGFSSPKFTSTHSSKSDYSLVIDNVEVGDSAFYYCQTYDSSASDVVFGQGTTLKITDTALPPPVLTLFPPSSEELKSDRVTLVCGASDMATGFSDVRWLVDENPVTSGVLTGSAQQQPNNKFTLSSYLTIQSSEWKNDKTITCEVSAGSQLASRKIQISKCLV; translated from the exons atGCTGCCAGCACTCTGCACTCTCTTCACTGCTCTCTCAT GTGTCAGTGGTGTAACCGTGGTAACACAGAAGCCTCCTGTTCTCACGGTGACTAAAGGACAGAAGGCCACTATGGACTGTAATCTGGGTACAGTGACGGGCAGTGCAGCATGTTGGTATAAGCAGCTACCAGGAGGAGTTCCACAGTATGTGCTGAGAAATTATCACGGCTGGGGCTCTCCTAGTTATGGTTCAGGTTTCTCCTCTCCCAAattcacatcaacacactcttctAAATCAGACTACAGTTTGGTGATTGATAATGTGGAGGTTGGAGACTCTGCATTTTATTACTGTCAGACATATGACAGCTCTGCTAGTGA TGTGGTATTCGGCCAAGGAACAACACTGAAGATCACTG ACACTGCTCTGCCACCTCCTGTTCTGACCCTCTTCCCTCCGTCCAGTGAAGAGCTGAAGTCTGATAGGGTCACTCTAGTGTGTGGGGCCAGTGACATGGCCACTGGCTTCTCTGATGTGCGCTGGCTCGTGGATGAGAACCCAGTCACCAGTGGAGTCCTCACTGGTTCTGCACAGCAGCAACCCAATAACAAATTCACACTGAGCAGCTATTTGACCATCCAGAGCTCAGAGTGGAAAAACGACAAGACCATAACATGTGAAGTATCTGCTGGATCTCAACTTGCATCAAGGAAAATTCAGATATCTAAATGCCTTGTGTGA